The Streptomyces pactum genome contains a region encoding:
- a CDS encoding bifunctional 3'-5' exonuclease/DNA polymerase — protein MADRWALSVAEDGGVEVAPLGPDGLPAGPVRREAGPAEAVRSRPDVARWVWRSTAEIAPRLLAAGVRVERCYDVEAAETLLLGHEGRYGEPHSAAAALARLRGAPVPPDPPQRSAEPGAQSPLFEPQAAHLPLDDLLAVYAGQQRRHDGSAHPDRLRLLTAAESAGTLVAAEMNRAGLPWRADVHREVLHDLLGDRYAGGGEPRRLAELAEEVSAAFGRRVRPDLPADVVKAFAQAGVKVGSTRRWEIESVDHPAVKPLIEYKKLYRIWVAHGWSWLQDWVRDGRFRPEFLAGGTVTGRWVTNGGGGLQIPKVIRRAVVADPGWRLVVADADQMEPRVLAAISRDPGLMEVAGRETDLYQSVSDRAFSGDRAQAKLAVLGAVYGQTSGDGLKNLAALRRRFPRAVAYVDDAARAGEEGRLVRTWLGRTCPPAAGAADGAEEAGLPQDEPSGPPGQAQEWVPGYASTNARARGRFARNFVVQGSAADWALLLLAALRQACADKAAELVFFQHDEVIVHCPEEEADAVVAAIREAAELAGRLTFGRTPVRFPFTTAVVECYADAK, from the coding sequence GCCGTGCGGAGCAGGCCGGACGTCGCACGCTGGGTGTGGCGGTCCACCGCCGAGATCGCGCCGCGCCTGCTCGCCGCGGGGGTGCGAGTAGAGCGGTGCTACGACGTGGAGGCCGCCGAAACCCTCCTGCTCGGCCATGAGGGGCGGTACGGGGAGCCGCACTCGGCCGCGGCGGCCCTTGCCCGGCTGCGCGGCGCCCCCGTACCACCCGACCCGCCGCAGCGCTCCGCCGAGCCCGGCGCACAGTCCCCGCTCTTCGAGCCCCAGGCCGCCCACCTGCCCCTGGACGACCTGCTCGCCGTCTACGCCGGGCAGCAGCGCCGCCACGACGGGTCCGCGCACCCCGACCGGCTGCGCCTGCTGACGGCGGCCGAGTCGGCGGGGACGCTGGTGGCCGCGGAGATGAACCGCGCCGGTCTGCCCTGGCGGGCCGACGTGCACCGCGAGGTACTGCACGACCTGCTCGGCGACCGGTACGCGGGCGGGGGCGAACCGCGCCGGCTGGCCGAGCTGGCCGAGGAGGTGTCCGCCGCCTTCGGGCGCCGGGTCCGGCCCGACCTGCCCGCGGACGTGGTCAAGGCGTTCGCGCAGGCCGGGGTCAAGGTCGGCTCCACCCGCCGGTGGGAGATCGAATCGGTCGATCACCCGGCCGTGAAGCCGCTGATCGAGTACAAGAAGCTGTACCGGATCTGGGTCGCCCACGGCTGGTCCTGGCTCCAGGACTGGGTGCGCGACGGCCGGTTCCGCCCCGAGTTCCTGGCCGGCGGCACCGTCACCGGACGCTGGGTGACCAACGGCGGGGGCGGACTGCAGATCCCCAAGGTGATCCGGCGCGCCGTCGTCGCCGACCCGGGCTGGCGGCTGGTCGTCGCCGACGCCGACCAGATGGAACCACGCGTGCTGGCGGCGATCTCCCGGGACCCCGGGCTGATGGAGGTGGCCGGCCGGGAGACCGACCTCTACCAGTCGGTGTCCGACCGGGCCTTCTCCGGCGACCGCGCCCAGGCCAAACTCGCCGTACTCGGCGCGGTCTACGGCCAGACGTCCGGTGACGGCCTGAAGAACCTCGCCGCGCTCAGACGCCGCTTCCCCCGGGCGGTGGCGTACGTCGACGACGCGGCCCGCGCGGGCGAGGAGGGACGGCTCGTGCGGACCTGGCTGGGGCGCACCTGTCCGCCGGCGGCCGGAGCGGCCGACGGTGCCGAGGAGGCGGGCCTGCCGCAGGACGAACCCTCCGGCCCGCCGGGTCAGGCGCAGGAGTGGGTGCCCGGCTACGCCTCCACCAACGCCCGCGCGCGGGGCCGCTTCGCCCGTAACTTCGTCGTCCAGGGCAGCGCCGCCGACTGGGCCCTGCTGCTGCTCGCCGCGCTGCGGCAGGCCTGTGCGGACAAGGCGGCGGAGCTGGTCTTCTTCCAGCACGACGAGGTGATCGTGCACTGTCCCGAGGAGGAGGCGGACGCCGTCGTCGCGGCGATCCGGGAGGCGGCGGAGCTGGCGGGACGGCTGACGTTCGGGCGGACGCCGGTGCGGTTCCCGTTCACGACGGCGGTGGTGGAGTGCTATGCGGACGCCAAGTGA